The nucleotide window GTTATCGGCCACTTCACCGCCCAGTGCCTGAGCCAGTAACTGGTGGCCAAAGCACAGCCCCAGCACGGGCAAGGCTGGGTGTTGATGGATCGTGCGATAACACCAGTGAATCAAGGTGTTCATCCAGTCCGCCTGGTCAGTCACCATGGCGTGGGAGCCGGTAATCACTACACCAGCCAGATCCGACGCCTCAGGCATGGCATCCCCCTCCGGTACATCCACGACCCAGACCGGGGCAGCGGTGCCCAGACCATGGCTGATCCACTGTTCAAAATCGCCATAGTGATTGCTGATGTGCGGGTAGGTTGACCCCGTCTTGATGATGGCGATGGGCTTGCTGTTATTCATGACGTTGCACCCTTCAGACATCCTGTCTCATTTTTTCCACTCTCCAATGAGAAACAGAGCAAGGGGTATACCAACTTTTCCGTCAGCAAGATCAACGGTGACAAAAGGAATATTGGCGGCGCCACGCAAACAGGGTCGAGTTGCGAGTAACGAGTTGCGAAAATCAAAAACAACCTGGCGGAAGCGGAAGGTTTTCGTCACTCGAAACTCGTTGCTCGCCATGGCCCTGCAAACGATGCTCCCCCGGTGGAAAGTCAGGAGAGCGCCTTGTGCCTCGGGCAGCTGGTGAGGTGATCGTTGACCATGCCAGTAGCCTGCATGAAGGCATACACAATGGTCGGGCCCACAAACTTGAAGCCCCGTTTCTTCAGTGCCTTGCTCATCGCCTCAGCCTGGGGAGTGGCGGCAGGCACCTCCTTCATGCTGGAAAAGTGATTGATCTGCGGCGTACCATCGACAAAACCCCATAGAAAATCGCTGAAACTGCGCCCTTCTTCGCGTAACTCCAGATAGGCCCGGGCGTTGCCAATGGTCGCCCGTACCTTCAGCCGGTTACGGATAATGCCCGGATCCGCCAACAGCTCTGCCACCTTGACTTCGCCGTAGCGGACGATGCGTTCCGCATCGAAGCCATCAAACACCTGTCGGTAGCGATCGCGCTTGCGCAGCACCGTAATCCAGCTCAAGCCGGCCTGGGCGCCTTCCAGATTCAGACACTCGAACAGGGCCTGTTCATCGTATTCCGGCACTCCCCACTCGTGGTCGTGATAGTGCTGATAGAGTGGATCGGTTCCACACCAGGGACAGCGTTCCATCGGCTGACATTCCTTATCAGGTTTGAGGCAGCCCATACGGTATCACCGGCTCCCTCAGCCCGGTATACTTGGCGCCTGATTTTTGGCGGCAAAACGAACTCGAACAACAGGATTCACCATGGCGGAAAAACCGCAGACGGACATCATGACTTTCCAGGGCCTGATTCTGGCCCTGCAGCAGTACTGGGCAGAGCAGGGTTGCGTGGTTGTGCAGCCCCTGGACATGGAAGTGGGCGCGGGCACATTTCACCCCTCCACCTTCCTGCGTGCCATCGGCCCGGAGAACTGGAACAGCGCCTATGTGCAGCCCTCCCGTCGTCCCACCGACGGCCGTTACGGGGAAAACCCCAACCGGCTGCAGCACTACTACCAGTTCCAGGTGGTCCTGAAACCGTCGCCGGACAATATCCAGGAACTCTACCTCGGTTCCCTGCGCATGCTCGGCTTTGATCCGCTGGTGCACGATATCCGTTTTGTGGAAGACAACTGGGAATCGCCGACCCTGGGCGCCTGGGGTCTGGGCTGGGAAGTATGGCTGAACGGGATGGAAGTCACCCAGTTCACTTACTTCCAGCAAGTGGGCGGCATCGACTGCTACCCGGTCACCGGCGAAATCACCTATGGCCTGGAGCGTCTGGCCATGTACATTCAGGGCGTGGATTCGGTCTACGATCTGGTGTGGTCCGATGGTCCCTTTGGCAAGGTCACCTACGGTGATGTGTTCCTGCAGAATGAGGTGGAGATGTCCACCTTCAACTTCGAGCACGCCAATGTGGATGAGCTGTTCAAGCAATTCGACCTGTTCGAGTCCGAGTCCACCAAGCTGATCGAGGCCGGCCTGCCGCTGCCTGCCTACGAATACGTATTGAAGGCCTCCCATACCTTTAACCTGCTGGATGCCCGCAAGGCCATCTCCGTCACCGAACGCCAGCGCTTTATCCTGCGCGTACGTACCCTGGCCCGGGCCGTAGCCCAGGCCTACTTCGATGCGCGCCGCAAGCTGGGCTTCCCCATGGCCGATGAGGCGATTCGTGAGGAAGTGATGGCTGAGCTGCAAAAGCAGGATGAGAAAGCCGCCAAGCAGGCGAACAAGAAGGGGGAGAAATAATGTCCCGGGATTTGCTGATTGAACTGGGCACCGAAGAGCTGCCACCGAAAGCACTGCCGACCCTGAGCGCGGCGCTCACCGAAGAATTTGTACGCCAGCTGGATGAAGCCGGTCTGAACCATGGCGACGTGGAAAGCTTTGCCGCGCCCCGTCGACTGGCCGTACTGGTCCGGGGTCTGGACGACAAGCAGGCCGACCGTGATATCGAACGTCAGGGCCCGGCAGTTCAGGCCGCCTTCGACAAGGACGGTAATGCCACCAAGGCCGCTCAAGGCTTTGCCGCTTCTCTGGGGCTTACCGTTGACCAGCTGGGTCGTCAGGACACAGGCAAGGGCGAGCGTCTGGTAGCCAAGATCACCGAGCAGGGCAAACCCACCGTAGAGCTGGTGCCGGAATTCTTTGCCCAGGCGATTCAGAAATTACCCATCCCCAAGCGGATGCGCTGGGGCAAGCGCAAGGTGCAATTCGTGCGCCCGGCACACTGGCTGGTGGCGTTGTTCGGTGACGACGTGATTCCGTTCGAGCTGCTCGATCTGCAATCCGGTCGCACCAGCTATGGCCACCGTTTCCACGCCCCCGGCGCTATCGAGCTGGCCAATGCCGGCGAGTATCTGGCGCGCATGGAAAACGACGGCCACGTGATCGCCGACTTCAACCGTCGCAAGGCCATGATTGAAGAGCAGGCCATTGCCGCCGGTAAAGCCGCGGGTGGCGTTGCCCAGATTGATCCTGATCTGCTCAATGAAGTGACCGCGCTGGTGGAATGGCCGGAAGCCCTCACCGGCAGCTTTGATGACGACTTCCTGCGCGTTCCCCAGGAAGCGCTGATCAGTGCCATGGAAGAACACCAGAAGTACTTCTCCGTACTGGATGGCAGTGGCAAGCTGATGCCGAAGTTCATCACCATCAGCAACATCCAGTCCAAGGATGCCCAGCAGGTGATCTCCGGCAACGAGAAGGTCATCCGCCCTCGTCTTGCCGATGCCGCCTTCTTCTACGACAACGACTGCAAGAAGACCCTGGCCCAGCACAGTGAGGGTCTGGCCAATGTGGTATTCCAGCAGCAGCTGGGTACCGTGGCCGACAAATGCCAGCGTATCGGCGGCCTGGCAGCCACCATTGCCGAACAGATTGGTGGCGATGCCGCCCAGGCCAAACTAGCGGGTGAGCTCAGCAAGGCTGATCTGAACAGTGAGATGGTGTACGAGTTCGATACCATGCAGGGCATCATGGGTTACTACCTGGCCCAACGAGAAGGCCAACCGGAAGAAGTGGCCAAGGCCCTTTACGAGCAGTACCTGCCGCGCTTTGCTGGCGATAGCCTGCCGCAGAGCAAGACCGGCATGGCCGTGTCCCTGGCCGACAAGATCGATACCCTGGTGGGCATCTTTGGCATCGGCCAGAAGCCCAGCGGTACCAAGGACCCCTACGCCCTGCGTCGCGCCACCCTGGGCGTGCTGCGCATCATCATCGAGAATGGCCTGGCGGTAGACCTGCGCGATCTTCTCGATCAGGCAGCCCAGCAACTGGGTGATCGCATTGATGCTGCCCAGGTAGATGAAGCGTTCGATTTCATCAAGGGCCGTTACCGCGCCATGTACCAGGAGCAGGGCATTGCCACTCCGGTGATCCTGTCGGTACTGGCCATCGACGATGCCTGTCGCAAACCGCTGGATTTCGATCGCCGTGTCAAAGCAGTGGCCGCTTTCCAGCAACGTGACGAAGCCGCTGCATTGGCTGCCGCCAACAAGCGTGTATCCAACA belongs to Alcanivorax sediminis and includes:
- a CDS encoding DNA-3-methyladenine glycosylase I, whose translation is MERCPWCGTDPLYQHYHDHEWGVPEYDEQALFECLNLEGAQAGLSWITVLRKRDRYRQVFDGFDAERIVRYGEVKVAELLADPGIIRNRLKVRATIGNARAYLELREEGRSFSDFLWGFVDGTPQINHFSSMKEVPAATPQAEAMSKALKKRGFKFVGPTIVYAFMQATGMVNDHLTSCPRHKALS
- the glyQ gene encoding glycine--tRNA ligase subunit alpha codes for the protein MAEKPQTDIMTFQGLILALQQYWAEQGCVVVQPLDMEVGAGTFHPSTFLRAIGPENWNSAYVQPSRRPTDGRYGENPNRLQHYYQFQVVLKPSPDNIQELYLGSLRMLGFDPLVHDIRFVEDNWESPTLGAWGLGWEVWLNGMEVTQFTYFQQVGGIDCYPVTGEITYGLERLAMYIQGVDSVYDLVWSDGPFGKVTYGDVFLQNEVEMSTFNFEHANVDELFKQFDLFESESTKLIEAGLPLPAYEYVLKASHTFNLLDARKAISVTERQRFILRVRTLARAVAQAYFDARRKLGFPMADEAIREEVMAELQKQDEKAAKQANKKGEK
- the glyS gene encoding glycine--tRNA ligase subunit beta, whose translation is MSRDLLIELGTEELPPKALPTLSAALTEEFVRQLDEAGLNHGDVESFAAPRRLAVLVRGLDDKQADRDIERQGPAVQAAFDKDGNATKAAQGFAASLGLTVDQLGRQDTGKGERLVAKITEQGKPTVELVPEFFAQAIQKLPIPKRMRWGKRKVQFVRPAHWLVALFGDDVIPFELLDLQSGRTSYGHRFHAPGAIELANAGEYLARMENDGHVIADFNRRKAMIEEQAIAAGKAAGGVAQIDPDLLNEVTALVEWPEALTGSFDDDFLRVPQEALISAMEEHQKYFSVLDGSGKLMPKFITISNIQSKDAQQVISGNEKVIRPRLADAAFFYDNDCKKTLAQHSEGLANVVFQQQLGTVADKCQRIGGLAATIAEQIGGDAAQAKLAGELSKADLNSEMVYEFDTMQGIMGYYLAQREGQPEEVAKALYEQYLPRFAGDSLPQSKTGMAVSLADKIDTLVGIFGIGQKPSGTKDPYALRRATLGVLRIIIENGLAVDLRDLLDQAAQQLGDRIDAAQVDEAFDFIKGRYRAMYQEQGIATPVILSVLAIDDACRKPLDFDRRVKAVAAFQQRDEAAALAAANKRVSNILAKLDGEPPEEIDGALLEDEAEQTLTNLVVASYEQSEPLLEQGDYQGVLEMLAELREPVDAFFDTVMVMADDEAVRNNRLAILVFLRDLFLNVADISLLQE